Genomic DNA from Candidatus Sphingomonas phytovorans:
CGCCGGAGCGACGCTATCCGCAAAAACCGACCCTCGGCCGACCCACCGGGCAGCGCCGGTCACCGGCTAGAGGAAGCTGTACGGATCGACGTCGACCACGACCCGCACCTTTGACGGCCAGTCGAGCTTGCCCAGCCAGTCGCGGATCACGTCCTGCACGTCGAGCGCGCGCCGCGCATGGATCAGCAGGCGGAAGCGGTGGCGCCCGCGCAGCATCGCCAGCGGGGCAGGGGCCGGGCCATAGACTTCCATCGCCTCGAGCCTCGGCGCGGTGCGGCCGATCAGCGTCGCGATCTCCTGCGCCGCCGCCTGGTCCTCGCTCGACACCACGATGCCGGCGAAGCGGCCGAAGGGCGGGGCGCCCGCGTCGCGGCGCGATTCGGTCTCGGCGTCGTAGAAGGCCTCGGCATCGCCCGTCACCAGCGCGCGCATCACCTGCGCATCGGGGCTGTGAGTCTGGATATAGACGTGCCCCGGCTTCTCGCCGCGCCCGGCCCGGCCGGATACCTGCATGATCTGCTGGAAGGTCCGCTCCGACGCGCGCAGGTCGCCGCCGGCCAGCCCCAGATCGGCATCGATCACGCCGACCAGCGTCAGGTTCGGGAAATGATAACCCTTGGTGACGAGCTGCGTGCCGACCACGATGTCGATATCGCCAGCCTCCATGCGGTGGACGAATTCGGCTGCTTTCGCCGGCGACCAGATCGTGTCGGAGGTGACAATGGCGGTCTTCGCCGCCGGGAACAGCGCCCGCACCTCGTCGGCGATCCGCTCCACGCCTGGGCCGACCGCGACCAGCGTATCCTCGTTGCCGCATTCCGGGCAGGCGCGCGGCACCGGCTCGACATGGCCGCAATGGTGGCAGGCGAGCCGGCTGACCAGCCGGTGCTCGACCATCCAGGCGGTACAATTAGGGCATTGGAAACGGTGCCCGCAGGTCCGGCACAGGGTCAGCGGGGCATAGCCGCGCCGGTTGAGGAACAGCAGCGACTGTTCGCCCCGCTCGAGCCGTTCCTCGATTCCCTTGACGATCGCTGAGGCGATCCAGCGCCCGCGCTCGGGCGGATTGGCGATCAAATCGATCGCCTCGATCGCCGGCATCTCGGCGGCGCCCCAGCGGCCCGGCAGCTTCAGCTCGGCATAGCGGCCAAGCGCGACCTGCTGCCGCGTCTCGATCGCCGGCGTGGCGGAAGCGAGGATGACCGGGCATTTCTCGAACAGCCCGCGCATCACCGCCACGTCGCGGGCGTGATAATGCACGCCCTCTTCCTGTTTGAAGCTCGTCTCGTGCGCCTCGTCGACCACGATCAGGCCGAGATTGGCATAGGGCAGGAACAGCGAGGACCTCGCGCCCACCGTCACCAGCGCCTGGCCGCTGGCGATCGCTCGCCACGCGCGGCGGCGCTGCGACTGGCGAAGGCCGGAATGCCAGGCGACCGGCGTCACGCCGAAGCGCGCGGCGAACCGCTGCAGGAACGGCTCGGTCAGCGCGATCTCGGGCAGCAGCACCAACGTTTGCCGCCCAGCCCGGATCGCGGCGGCGACCGCCTCGAAATAGACCTCGGTCTTGCCCGATCCGGTGACGCCGTCGAGCAGTGTCGGCTGGAACGCCTTCGCCTCGACATTGGCGACCAGCGCCTGCGCCGCGGCGCGCTGGTCCGGTGACAGGGCGGGCACGCCATGCTCCGGATCGGGCACCGGGAACGGGCTGTCGATATCGACCTCGACCGCCTCGAGCGCCCCGGTCTTCACCAGCCCCCGGATCACCGCATCGGACACGTCGGCGGCCAGCGCCAGCTCGCGGATCAGGCCCTGGCGCTCGCCGATCCGCTCAAGCGCCTGCTGGCGTTGCGGGGTCAGCCGGTCGGG
This window encodes:
- a CDS encoding primosomal protein N'; the protein is MDPVSRTRVLVMNSALGPLDYRIPHGMTVEPGSIVVAPLGPRQLIGVVWEPEHMPSDAEVGDNRLRNLVGVLPAPPLGAPLRRLIEWTANYYLAPPASVARMALASTSALEGGRTVLEYRATGEIPDRLTPQRQQALERIGERQGLIRELALAADVSDAVIRGLVKTGALEAVEVDIDSPFPVPDPEHGVPALSPDQRAAAQALVANVEAKAFQPTLLDGVTGSGKTEVYFEAVAAAIRAGRQTLVLLPEIALTEPFLQRFAARFGVTPVAWHSGLRQSQRRRAWRAIASGQALVTVGARSSLFLPYANLGLIVVDEAHETSFKQEEGVHYHARDVAVMRGLFEKCPVILASATPAIETRQQVALGRYAELKLPGRWGAAEMPAIEAIDLIANPPERGRWIASAIVKGIEERLERGEQSLLFLNRRGYAPLTLCRTCGHRFQCPNCTAWMVEHRLVSRLACHHCGHVEPVPRACPECGNEDTLVAVGPGVERIADEVRALFPAAKTAIVTSDTIWSPAKAAEFVHRMEAGDIDIVVGTQLVTKGYHFPNLTLVGVIDADLGLAGGDLRASERTFQQIMQVSGRAGRGEKPGHVYIQTHSPDAQVMRALVTGDAEAFYDAETESRRDAGAPPFGRFAGIVVSSEDQAAAQEIATLIGRTAPRLEAMEVYGPAPAPLAMLRGRHRFRLLIHARRALDVQDVIRDWLGKLDWPSKVRVVVDVDPYSFL